In one window of Acidimicrobiia bacterium DNA:
- a CDS encoding DUF1501 domain-containing protein, with protein sequence MTSASKHPSRRDFLRRLGVGTATAVGAGYGLSVWGGLSEGKLGDTPAAASTRVGQVNADTNGHTLVIVELGGGNDGLNTVVPLQDGRYRDLRPTLGVTDAIDLDGEVGLHPSLPKLASRYGNGHVAVIEGLGYDDADLSHFGSFAIWWSAKGGTGGGGWLGAYLDGTVGFDDPLAAISIGPGPSPALIGRASFATTIADASGLQPRVPAWLDSTGQDVDDLIAAWSDVKPAHVDTTTLVGQVQRAVGLTVKARTKLDHSLEPESSAARSPTSRAERGPGRPGYQDTSVGDSLLLAAELVQSPARPRIVYINGVGDFDTHQGQAERHPVLLEQLDEGIDGFFSALDKSADQQVADRVVLMTVSEFGRRPQENGSGTDHGTANVHFVVGPKVKGGRYGEPASLTHLDEDGNLRHTDDFRRHYASGLRWLGVEDTTPVLGDDYKAFPMFE encoded by the coding sequence ATGACTTCCGCCTCCAAGCACCCTTCGCGGCGCGACTTCCTCCGCCGGCTCGGCGTCGGCACCGCGACCGCTGTCGGCGCGGGGTACGGGCTGTCGGTGTGGGGCGGGCTTTCGGAGGGGAAGCTGGGTGACACGCCCGCTGCCGCGTCGACGCGCGTCGGCCAGGTCAACGCCGACACGAATGGTCACACGCTCGTCATCGTGGAGCTGGGCGGCGGCAACGATGGGCTCAACACGGTCGTGCCCCTCCAGGACGGTCGCTACCGCGACCTGCGCCCCACGCTGGGAGTCACCGACGCCATCGATCTCGACGGCGAGGTCGGCTTGCACCCAAGCCTTCCGAAGCTGGCGAGCCGGTACGGGAACGGGCACGTGGCCGTCATCGAGGGACTTGGATACGACGACGCCGACCTCTCGCACTTCGGGTCGTTCGCGATCTGGTGGTCAGCGAAGGGCGGTACCGGCGGCGGAGGATGGCTCGGCGCCTATCTCGATGGCACCGTGGGCTTCGACGATCCGCTCGCCGCGATCAGCATCGGACCCGGGCCGTCGCCCGCGCTCATCGGGCGTGCGTCGTTCGCCACCACGATCGCCGACGCCAGCGGTCTCCAGCCCCGTGTGCCGGCGTGGCTGGACTCGACAGGGCAGGACGTCGATGACCTCATCGCGGCCTGGAGTGACGTCAAGCCCGCGCACGTGGACACAACGACCCTCGTCGGCCAGGTGCAGCGCGCGGTCGGCCTCACCGTGAAGGCTCGCACGAAGCTTGACCATTCCCTGGAGCCGGAATCGAGTGCAGCACGATCACCGACGTCGCGCGCGGAGCGGGGACCTGGAAGGCCTGGATACCAGGACACGAGCGTTGGCGACTCGCTGCTGCTCGCGGCAGAGCTGGTGCAGTCACCGGCTCGACCGCGCATCGTGTACATCAACGGCGTTGGCGACTTCGACACGCATCAAGGCCAGGCCGAGCGTCATCCCGTCCTGCTCGAACAGCTCGACGAGGGCATCGACGGCTTCTTCTCTGCGCTCGACAAGAGCGCCGACCAGCAGGTCGCGGACAGGGTCGTGCTCATGACGGTGTCGGAGTTCGGGCGCCGTCCGCAAGAGAACGGCAGCGGCACCGACCACGGCACGGCCAATGTTCATTTCGTGGTCGGTCCGAAGGTGAAGGGCGGTCGCTACGGCGAGCCAGCCTCGCTGACACACCTGGATGAGGACGGAAACCTTCGTCACACCGACGACTTCCGTCGGCACTACGCGAGTGGTTTGCGTTGGCTCGGTGTCGAGGACACCACTCCTGTCCTCGGCGATGACTACAAGGCATTTCCCATGTTCGAGTAG
- the prfA gene encoding peptide chain release factor 1, with amino-acid sequence MFEHLPDFETELEKLESRLPEIYASGDQAASREAGRRHAELKPVVDAYRDYRATESELAEAREMLAKESAAEGEQDMQAFLRTEVIEKEARLEELEAQLKELLVPRDPNDGRNVIIEIRGAEGGEEANLWARDLFQMYEGLAKRRGWKVETLSSQPSDMGGLREVTLVAKGPDAWARLKYEAGPHRVQRVPVTESQGRVHTSAATVAVLPEAEEVDIEIAPSDLEIDVFRSSGPGGQSVNTTDSAVRITHKPTGLVVTCQDEKSQLQNKDKALRILRSRLLQEERERHEAEMSSARREQVKGGGRSEKIRTYNFKENRVTDHRVKVTVTLDRVLAGGDDLDVIVDALAAAEREEQLGEA; translated from the coding sequence GTGTTCGAGCACCTTCCCGACTTCGAGACCGAGCTGGAGAAGCTCGAGTCGCGCCTGCCCGAGATCTACGCGTCGGGTGACCAGGCGGCGTCGCGCGAGGCGGGTCGCCGTCACGCAGAGCTCAAGCCGGTCGTCGATGCTTACCGCGACTACCGCGCGACCGAATCGGAACTAGCAGAGGCGCGCGAGATGCTCGCGAAGGAGTCCGCCGCCGAAGGCGAACAAGACATGCAGGCCTTCCTGCGCACGGAGGTCATCGAGAAGGAAGCTCGCCTGGAGGAGTTGGAAGCGCAGCTCAAAGAGCTGCTCGTGCCGCGTGACCCGAACGACGGCCGCAACGTCATCATCGAGATCCGAGGCGCAGAGGGTGGCGAGGAGGCAAACCTCTGGGCCCGCGATCTCTTTCAGATGTACGAGGGGCTCGCCAAGCGGCGGGGATGGAAGGTGGAGACCCTCTCCAGCCAGCCGTCCGACATGGGGGGACTGCGCGAGGTGACGCTCGTGGCCAAGGGGCCGGACGCGTGGGCGCGCCTCAAGTACGAGGCCGGCCCGCACCGGGTGCAGCGCGTGCCCGTCACCGAAAGCCAGGGTCGGGTGCACACCAGCGCGGCCACGGTTGCCGTCCTGCCGGAGGCAGAAGAGGTGGACATCGAAATCGCGCCATCGGACCTCGAGATCGACGTGTTCCGCTCGAGTGGTCCCGGCGGCCAGTCGGTCAACACGACCGACTCGGCGGTTCGCATCACGCACAAGCCGACTGGCCTGGTCGTCACATGCCAGGACGAGAAGAGCCAGCTCCAGAACAAGGACAAGGCGCTGCGCATCCTTCGATCGCGGCTGCTCCAGGAGGAGCGCGAGCGCCACGAGGCTGAGATGTCATCGGCTCGTCGCGAGCAGGTCAAAGGGGGCGGGCGCTCCGAGAAGATCCGCACGTACAACTTCAAGGAGAACCGGGTCACCGACCACCGGGTGAAGGTGACGGTCACGCTCGACCGGGTCCTCGCCGGCGGCGATGACCTCGACGTGATCGTCGACGCGCTCGCCGCGGCCGAACGAGAAGAGCAGCTCGGCGAAGCGTGA
- a CDS encoding DUF1800 family protein — protein sequence MSVSKRERISHVVRRLSMGVHPELVAELESPDAAVARALDLSVAAPPTLPPMDPPSSYDEQQPIEIAETIAWWLDQMSTSPRLIEERLVWFWHDHFATSIAKVRIPYLMHQQHATVRAHATGSFADLLPAMAKDPAMLVYLDGTSNAVGQVNENFGRECLELFTLGIGGGYKQVDVVEASRAFSGWVVNVQGRPFSSRLAELGAAPWGSIFIRNRHDGGDKELLGQRGAFDLDSALDVILEHPATGRFIATKLYRELVGLDPDDGDAKRLGDAFARDWSIMRLVEAIAAEPAFTSNNAVRSRVRTPVEKLVGIVQAGGGLTVDLGAMRKRATQTNRSSAQANGRGEALRTVGFIPFVPPNVGGFPEGPLLLGPHQLVHAFDLLNVLAGAPESAGDVDSLLARFGIFDVDASTRQLLERERDPGRQFALAAMSPEFALA from the coding sequence GTGAGCGTCAGCAAGCGCGAGCGCATCTCGCATGTAGTCCGACGGCTGTCGATGGGGGTCCACCCCGAGCTGGTCGCCGAGCTCGAGTCGCCCGACGCGGCAGTTGCTCGCGCCCTGGATCTGTCGGTGGCGGCTCCCCCCACGCTGCCGCCGATGGATCCACCTTCGTCGTATGACGAGCAGCAGCCGATCGAGATCGCCGAGACGATCGCGTGGTGGCTCGACCAGATGAGCACGAGCCCGCGACTGATCGAGGAGCGCCTGGTCTGGTTCTGGCACGACCACTTCGCGACGAGCATCGCCAAGGTGCGGATCCCATACCTCATGCACCAGCAGCACGCGACCGTTCGTGCGCACGCCACCGGATCGTTCGCCGACCTTCTCCCCGCGATGGCGAAGGACCCGGCGATGCTCGTGTACCTCGATGGGACGAGCAACGCCGTCGGGCAGGTGAACGAGAACTTCGGGCGTGAGTGCCTCGAGCTGTTCACGCTGGGCATCGGCGGCGGCTACAAGCAGGTCGACGTGGTGGAGGCGTCCCGCGCGTTCAGCGGTTGGGTCGTCAACGTGCAAGGGCGCCCCTTCTCGAGTCGCCTGGCCGAGCTCGGAGCCGCGCCATGGGGCTCCATCTTCATCCGCAATCGGCACGACGGCGGTGACAAGGAGCTGCTCGGTCAGCGCGGCGCGTTCGATCTCGACAGCGCGCTCGACGTGATCCTCGAGCACCCTGCGACCGGTCGGTTCATCGCCACGAAGCTCTACCGCGAGCTCGTTGGCCTCGACCCCGACGACGGCGACGCGAAACGACTGGGTGACGCGTTCGCACGTGATTGGTCGATCATGAGGTTGGTCGAAGCGATCGCGGCCGAGCCCGCGTTCACGTCCAACAATGCCGTGCGCTCGCGGGTGCGCACCCCCGTCGAGAAGCTCGTTGGCATCGTGCAAGCCGGTGGGGGCCTGACGGTCGATCTGGGCGCCATGCGCAAGCGCGCCACGCAGACGAACAGAAGCTCTGCGCAAGCGAATGGAAGAGGTGAGGCGCTTCGCACGGTGGGCTTCATCCCCTTCGTCCCACCCAACGTCGGCGGCTTCCCCGAGGGCCCACTGCTGTTGGGGCCACACCAGCTCGTGCACGCTTTCGACCTCTTGAACGTGCTCGCGGGAGCGCCCGAGTCCGCCGGTGACGTCGATTCGCTGCTCGCACGTTTCGGCATCTTCGACGTCGACGCGTCGACGCGTCAGCTGCTCGAGCGCGAGCGCGATCCCGGTCGCCAATTCGCGCTGGCCGCCATGTCTCCGGAGTTCGCACTCGCATGA
- a CDS encoding HNH endonuclease, producing MDFAALETAIATIEAEVRDFEPGLLDARGAVRAVERFARGEHACAAAKALAAKRVDETFAYRDSGSRSAAEWLARKSGVPVAAAERALATVDALVELPATDAAFRAGRLSEVQAHEIAGAARQDPSAEAALVAEAKRGISLKGLRDRCRRVRAGAEADDAAWAQRLHDTRSLRTWVDADASTCGIWRMSPDKGAEVNAAIDAETDLIFREARAAGRRESREAYAADALHSLITSGPRKATGATLVMDAAVADRGYAARGERCEIPGIGPIPVMIAKRMLVEAKVREIPADPNDLPEYSTNKRYYPPLLTAWLEQQYPVCGVEGCDADFNLQIDHVVPLSEGGRTEQSNLWRLCWHHHRLKTNQGWKVTGTAQSWNLVPPGNGPDPP from the coding sequence GTGGACTTCGCAGCACTCGAGACCGCGATCGCCACGATCGAGGCTGAGGTGCGCGACTTCGAGCCGGGTCTGCTCGATGCTCGAGGTGCGGTGCGGGCGGTGGAGCGCTTCGCGCGGGGCGAGCATGCCTGTGCCGCGGCCAAGGCGCTTGCGGCCAAGCGGGTGGATGAAACGTTCGCGTACCGCGACAGCGGTTCGCGTTCGGCCGCCGAGTGGCTGGCCCGGAAAAGTGGCGTGCCCGTCGCTGCTGCCGAGCGCGCGCTGGCCACAGTCGACGCGTTGGTAGAGCTGCCGGCGACCGATGCGGCGTTCAGGGCGGGACGGTTGTCCGAGGTCCAGGCGCACGAGATCGCCGGTGCGGCGCGTCAGGACCCGAGCGCGGAAGCCGCGCTGGTCGCTGAGGCCAAGCGTGGCATCTCGCTGAAGGGCTTGCGCGACCGATGTCGGCGTGTGCGCGCCGGCGCGGAAGCAGATGATGCGGCGTGGGCCCAGCGGTTGCACGACACGCGTTCGTTGCGAACGTGGGTCGATGCCGACGCGTCGACGTGCGGCATCTGGCGCATGAGCCCCGACAAGGGAGCGGAGGTCAACGCGGCGATCGACGCCGAGACGGATCTGATCTTTCGCGAGGCTCGCGCGGCGGGCCGTCGTGAGTCGCGCGAGGCCTATGCCGCCGACGCGCTCCACTCGCTGATCACGAGCGGGCCCCGCAAGGCCACTGGGGCCACATTGGTCATGGACGCCGCCGTCGCCGATCGTGGGTACGCGGCGCGCGGTGAGCGGTGCGAGATCCCGGGCATCGGTCCGATCCCGGTCATGATCGCCAAGCGGATGCTCGTCGAGGCGAAGGTCCGCGAGATCCCGGCCGACCCGAACGATCTGCCCGAGTACTCCACCAACAAGCGGTACTACCCGCCATTGCTCACGGCGTGGCTCGAGCAGCAGTACCCGGTGTGCGGTGTCGAGGGCTGCGACGCCGATTTCAATCTCCAGATCGACCACGTCGTGCCCCTGAGCGAAGGTGGTCGCACCGAGCAGTCCAACCTCTGGCGCCTCTGTTGGCACCACCACCGGCTCAAGACGAACCAGGGTTGGAAGGTCACTGGCACTGCCCAGAGCTGGAATCTCGTGCCGCCCGGCAACGGACCCGATCCGCCGTGA